A window of the Parabacteroides merdae ATCC 43184 genome harbors these coding sequences:
- the porD gene encoding type IX secretion system protein PorD, with protein sequence MRMIKKLLCICLLGAAPFIGKAQELNARITINSDKVQSTNKQVFKTLQDALNDFVNNKKWTDATFAMNERIDCSMTLIINEMVSDNSFKGEIQVQARRPVYNSSYTTTLLNYRDTELSFDYTEFEPLEYTENTLNSNLIATVVFYIYTILGLDFDSFSPKGGTAFLEQAMQIVSLAQAQPTWTGWKAFENDRNRHALATALTDNTSELFRDMWYNYHRKGLDEMAANPDRGRTTIIGLLPVLEQVKSARPTSPLLQMFADSKLDEVVLIYSKATTQEKQEGYKMLSNLYPALTTRMESLKK encoded by the coding sequence ATGAGAATGATTAAGAAATTGTTATGCATATGCTTGTTGGGAGCTGCTCCCTTTATAGGTAAGGCGCAGGAGCTGAATGCCCGCATCACTATAAACAGTGATAAGGTACAGAGTACGAATAAACAGGTATTCAAAACCTTGCAGGATGCATTGAATGATTTCGTCAATAACAAAAAGTGGACGGATGCTACTTTTGCCATGAACGAACGTATCGACTGTTCCATGACTCTCATCATCAACGAAATGGTATCGGACAATAGTTTTAAAGGCGAGATACAAGTGCAGGCCCGCCGTCCGGTATATAATTCCAGCTATACGACTACGTTGCTGAATTATCGTGATACGGAACTCTCTTTCGACTATACCGAATTCGAACCGTTGGAATATACGGAAAATACATTGAACAGCAATCTGATTGCAACGGTTGTTTTTTATATCTATACGATCCTCGGACTGGATTTCGACAGTTTTTCTCCGAAAGGTGGCACTGCTTTCCTCGAACAGGCCATGCAGATTGTGAGCCTGGCACAGGCGCAACCTACATGGACAGGGTGGAAAGCTTTTGAAAACGACCGTAACCGCCATGCTTTGGCAACGGCTCTGACGGACAATACTTCGGAACTGTTCCGGGACATGTGGTATAATTATCATCGTAAGGGGCTCGATGAAATGGCTGCAAATCCGGATCGTGGACGTACGACTATAATCGGTCTGCTCCCGGTTCTGGAACAGGTGAAAAGTGCCCGGCCGACATCTCCGTTGCTTCAGATGTTCGCTGATTCCAAACTGGATGAAGTCGTTTTGATCTATTCGAAAGCAACTACACAGGAAAAGCAGGAAGGTTATAAAATGTTGTCCAATCTGTATCCTGCTCTCACGACGCGTATGGAATCGCTTAAAAAGTAA
- the coaBC gene encoding bifunctional phosphopantothenoylcysteine decarboxylase/phosphopantothenate--cysteine ligase CoaBC has product MLKGKHIILGITGSIAAYKAAYIIRALVKKGAEVQVVITPAGKEFITPLTLSTLSSHPVISEFFSNRDGTWNSHVDLGLWADAMLVAPATASTIGKMANGIADNMLVTTYLSCKAPVFVAPAMDLDMFAHPSTRQNLDRLRLFGNRIIEPAEGELASHLVGKGRMEEPDKIVAVLEDFFASQTRLEKKKIVITAGPTYEKIDPVRFIGNYSSGKMGFALAEACAEQGAEVTLIAGPVSLTVVHPNIKRIDVESAEEMYQAAITAFPEADAGILCAAVADYRPDEQASEKIKRETKGEMSLRLVPNKDIAASLGAIKRENQILVGFALETNNEMAHAEGKMKRKNLDFIVLNSLKDAGAGFRCDTNKITIIDKEGGTIAYPLKSKQEVAVDIVNKLATLLK; this is encoded by the coding sequence ATGCTGAAAGGTAAACATATCATATTGGGGATAACAGGGAGCATCGCTGCCTATAAAGCTGCCTATATTATCCGTGCCCTCGTGAAGAAAGGGGCGGAGGTGCAAGTTGTCATTACCCCTGCGGGAAAGGAATTCATTACGCCGCTTACATTATCCACGTTGAGCAGCCATCCGGTGATCAGCGAGTTTTTCTCGAATCGCGACGGCACGTGGAACAGCCATGTCGATCTTGGTCTCTGGGCTGATGCCATGCTGGTAGCACCGGCTACTGCTTCGACGATCGGAAAGATGGCGAATGGCATTGCTGACAATATGCTGGTCACGACATACTTGTCATGCAAGGCTCCGGTTTTTGTCGCTCCGGCGATGGATTTGGATATGTTCGCACATCCTTCCACAAGGCAGAATTTAGACCGGCTCCGTTTGTTCGGCAACCGTATTATCGAACCTGCCGAAGGGGAACTTGCCAGCCATCTGGTGGGTAAGGGGCGTATGGAAGAACCTGATAAGATCGTGGCGGTCCTGGAAGATTTCTTCGCTTCCCAAACCCGGCTTGAAAAAAAAAAGATTGTAATAACAGCCGGTCCGACATATGAAAAGATAGATCCTGTGCGTTTTATAGGTAACTATTCTTCTGGAAAGATGGGGTTTGCATTGGCGGAAGCGTGTGCGGAGCAGGGAGCGGAAGTGACATTGATCGCAGGACCGGTGTCTTTGACGGTAGTTCATCCGAATATCAAACGGATCGATGTCGAGTCGGCCGAAGAGATGTATCAGGCGGCCATAACTGCTTTTCCGGAGGCGGATGCCGGTATCCTTTGTGCCGCTGTGGCGGATTATCGCCCGGATGAGCAGGCAAGCGAAAAGATCAAGAGGGAAACGAAAGGAGAAATGTCGCTCCGTCTGGTTCCGAATAAGGACATCGCAGCTTCGTTAGGGGCGATCAAGCGTGAAAACCAGATCTTGGTAGGTTTCGCATTGGAAACAAATAATGAAATGGCCCATGCGGAAGGAAAGATGAAGCGGAAAAACCTCGATTTTATCGTGTTGAATTCTTTAAAGGATGCAGGTGCCGGTTTCCGTTGCGACACGAATAAGATCACGATCATCGACAAGGAAGGCGGGACGATTGCTTATCCGTTGAAGAGCAAACAGGAGGTGGCCGTTGATATTGTAAATAAATTGGCAACATTATTAAAATGA
- a CDS encoding iron-containing alcohol dehydrogenase, which produces MNNFEFCNPVKVVFGKGSIARLSALIPEGSKVLMVYGGGSIKKNGIYGQVTKALEGFEVTEFPGIEANPHYETCMKAVEVVKEKKIDFLLAVGGGSVIDATKFIAVSVGFEGDPWDILSKGGEIKNALPLGTVLTLAATGSEMNERSVISRVSTCEKLNFASPLVFPKFSVLDPEVTYSLPARQVANGVVDSFIHVVEQYLTYPVNAKVQDAFSEGLMRVIHEEGLKVLDNPNDYDIRANLMWAATNALNVWIGQGVPQDWSSHRMGYALTAQFGLDHAQTLAILLPGVMTYMFKEKQVKLARMGEVVFGITDGTEEERARKAIVACEDFFRRMGLKTRLGECGIAEKDLDALAVPVDKQGWKLGEHHNIDSRVAREIMALRL; this is translated from the coding sequence ATGAATAATTTTGAGTTTTGTAACCCTGTAAAGGTTGTTTTCGGCAAAGGTTCCATAGCCCGTTTGTCCGCTTTGATTCCGGAAGGAAGTAAAGTGCTGATGGTGTATGGCGGCGGTAGCATAAAGAAAAACGGCATCTACGGCCAGGTGACGAAGGCGTTGGAAGGATTTGAAGTGACCGAGTTTCCGGGAATCGAAGCAAATCCGCATTACGAAACCTGCATGAAGGCCGTGGAGGTCGTCAAAGAGAAGAAGATCGATTTTTTGTTGGCTGTAGGCGGAGGTTCGGTGATCGACGCTACGAAGTTCATCGCGGTGTCTGTCGGTTTCGAAGGCGATCCGTGGGATATTCTTTCGAAAGGTGGCGAGATAAAGAATGCCCTGCCTTTGGGTACGGTACTTACATTGGCCGCGACCGGTTCGGAGATGAACGAACGTTCGGTCATCTCCCGTGTATCGACTTGTGAGAAACTGAATTTCGCCAGTCCGCTGGTATTCCCGAAATTCTCTGTACTGGACCCGGAAGTGACCTATTCGCTCCCTGCGCGTCAGGTGGCAAACGGGGTGGTCGACTCTTTTATTCATGTAGTGGAGCAGTATTTGACTTATCCGGTCAATGCAAAAGTGCAGGATGCCTTCTCGGAAGGACTGATGCGTGTCATTCATGAAGAGGGGTTGAAGGTCTTGGATAATCCGAACGATTATGATATCCGTGCCAACCTGATGTGGGCGGCAACCAATGCGTTGAATGTCTGGATCGGGCAGGGGGTTCCGCAGGACTGGTCTTCCCACCGCATGGGGTATGCGCTAACGGCGCAGTTCGGCCTGGATCATGCACAAACATTGGCGATTCTCTTGCCGGGTGTCATGACTTATATGTTTAAGGAGAAGCAGGTCAAACTGGCTCGTATGGGGGAAGTAGTTTTTGGTATTACGGATGGAACGGAAGAGGAAAGGGCGCGTAAGGCAATCGTCGCCTGCGAGGATTTCTTCCGCCGGATGGGACTGAAAACGCGCCTCGGTGAATGTGGCATTGCAGAAAAGGATTTGGATGCCCTTGCCGTTCCTGTGGACAAACAGGGGTGGAAATTGGGTGAACATCACAATATAGATAGCCGTGTGGCGCGTGAGATAATGGCGTTACGCTTGTAA
- a CDS encoding 3'-5' exonuclease codes for MQLNLKNPLVFFDLETTGINIVKDRIVEISFVKVYPNGKEESKTRRINPEMPIPPESTAIHGITDEDVKDCPTFKEIAKSLAAQIEGCDLAGYNSNRFDIPLLAEEFLRAGVDIDLNKRKFVDVQTIFHKMEQRTLAAAYKFYCDKSLENAHTAEADTMATYEVLKAQLDRYPELQNDINFLSQYSSYTNNVDFAGRMVYNDKGEEVINFGKYKGRLVEEVLKNDPGYYSWIMNGDFPLNTKKILTEIKLRGFNSK; via the coding sequence ATGCAGTTAAACCTGAAAAATCCGTTAGTCTTCTTCGACTTGGAGACGACGGGTATTAATATTGTCAAAGACCGTATCGTGGAAATCTCTTTTGTCAAGGTTTACCCGAATGGAAAAGAAGAATCTAAAACGAGACGGATCAATCCGGAAATGCCCATTCCACCGGAGTCGACCGCTATTCACGGCATCACCGACGAAGACGTAAAAGACTGTCCTACCTTTAAAGAAATAGCCAAATCGTTGGCAGCCCAGATAGAGGGGTGTGATTTGGCAGGATATAATTCCAATCGCTTTGATATCCCTTTGTTGGCAGAAGAATTTCTGCGTGCAGGTGTCGATATCGATTTGAACAAACGCAAGTTTGTAGACGTACAGACCATTTTTCATAAGATGGAACAGCGTACGCTTGCGGCCGCTTATAAGTTCTACTGTGACAAGAGCCTTGAAAACGCCCATACGGCGGAGGCCGATACGATGGCGACTTATGAAGTGTTGAAAGCGCAGTTGGACCGGTATCCGGAGTTGCAGAATGACATTAATTTCCTTTCCCAATATTCGAGCTATACGAATAATGTGGACTTTGCCGGACGTATGGTATATAACGACAAGGGGGAAGAAGTGATAAACTTCGGTAAATATAAAGGCCGTCTGGTAGAGGAAGTGCTGAAGAACGATCCCGGATATTATTCCTGGATAATGAATGGCGACTTCCCTCTGAACACCAAGAAAATACTGACTGAGATAAAATTGAGAGGTTTTAATTCGAAATAA
- the dnaN gene encoding DNA polymerase III subunit beta, which produces MRFDVSSTALLSRLQSISKVIASKNSLPILDSFLFNLEGNKLTITASDAETRLVTSVDVMNAQGSGLFAVSAKILLDPLKELPEQPLTFDINDDNLEIFIHFQNGKYNFIGQKGDTYPQQKPLNENAISIMMDAQMLLNGISRSLFATADDELRPVMNGIYFDIHTDDLTFVASDGHKLVRLRNLSVKSPERASFILPKKPANLLKGLLSKEGEMVSIKFDDNNAYINCANFEMVCRLIEGRYPNYNSVIPQENPFKVTIDRISFLNALKRVSVFSNPASSLVKLQLKENEMLVSAQDIDFSTSAEEKIVCSFDGTELSIGFKATYLIEILSNINSEEVILELADPSRAGLIVPSENEENEDLLMLLMPMMLND; this is translated from the coding sequence ATGAGATTTGATGTATCCAGCACAGCGTTGTTATCACGTTTGCAATCTATTAGCAAAGTTATTGCTTCTAAGAATTCATTACCGATCCTGGACAGTTTCCTTTTCAACCTGGAAGGTAATAAACTTACTATAACAGCTTCGGATGCTGAAACACGTCTGGTTACATCCGTTGACGTGATGAATGCACAAGGAAGCGGACTTTTCGCGGTTTCGGCAAAAATCTTGCTCGACCCGTTGAAGGAGTTGCCCGAACAGCCGCTGACTTTTGATATTAACGACGATAACCTGGAAATCTTTATCCATTTCCAGAATGGTAAATATAATTTTATCGGACAGAAGGGAGATACATATCCGCAGCAGAAACCTCTGAATGAGAATGCAATCTCTATCATGATGGACGCGCAGATGTTGTTGAACGGTATCAGCCGTTCGTTGTTTGCAACGGCTGACGACGAGCTTCGTCCGGTAATGAACGGTATCTATTTCGATATTCACACGGACGATTTGACATTCGTGGCTTCCGACGGTCATAAGCTGGTGCGTCTGCGCAATCTTTCGGTAAAATCACCGGAAAGAGCTTCTTTCATCTTGCCGAAGAAGCCCGCGAACCTGTTGAAAGGCCTTTTATCAAAGGAAGGAGAGATGGTCAGCATCAAGTTTGATGATAACAATGCTTATATCAACTGTGCTAATTTCGAAATGGTATGCCGCCTGATCGAAGGTCGTTATCCGAATTACAACAGTGTGATTCCGCAGGAAAATCCTTTCAAGGTGACAATCGACCGTATCTCTTTCCTGAATGCCTTGAAGCGTGTTTCCGTTTTCTCCAATCCGGCCAGCAGCCTTGTCAAGTTGCAGCTGAAGGAGAACGAAATGCTTGTTTCCGCACAGGACATCGATTTTTCTACTTCCGCAGAAGAGAAAATTGTTTGCAGTTTTGACGGAACCGAATTAAGCATCGGTTTCAAGGCAACTTATCTGATTGAAATACTGAGCAACATCAATTCGGAAGAGGTGATACTCGAATTGGCTGATCCTTCGCGTGCCGGTCTGATCGTTCCTTCTGAAAACGAAGAAAACGAGGATTTGCTGATGCTGCTGATGCCTATGATGTTGAATGATTAA
- a CDS encoding DUF4295 domain-containing protein: MAKKAVATFKKGDGRTYSKVIKMVKSPKTGAYIFQEEMIPNEAVKDYFAK, encoded by the coding sequence ATGGCAAAAAAAGCGGTTGCAACATTTAAGAAAGGTGACGGTCGTACCTACTCTAAAGTAATCAAGATGGTTAAGTCCCCGAAGACTGGTGCTTACATCTTCCAGGAAGAAATGATTCCTAACGAAGCTGTTAAAGATTATTTCGCTAAATAA
- the rpmG gene encoding 50S ribosomal protein L33 has protein sequence MAKKAKGNRVQVILECTEHKDSGMPGTSRYITTKNRKNTTQRLELMKYNPILKKMTLHKEIK, from the coding sequence ATGGCAAAGAAAGCAAAAGGTAACAGAGTTCAGGTGATTCTTGAATGCACCGAGCACAAAGACAGTGGTATGCCGGGTACATCTCGTTATATTACAACAAAGAACAGAAAGAATACAACTCAGAGATTGGAGCTGATGAAGTATAATCCTATCCTGAAGAAGATGACGTTACACAAAGAAATTAAGTAA
- the rpmB gene encoding 50S ribosomal protein L28 — protein sequence MSKICQITGKKAMVGNNVSHSKRRTKRKFDVNLFTKKFYWVEQDCWVSLNISAAGLRTINKLGLDAAIKKAAEKGYLNA from the coding sequence ATGTCGAAAATTTGTCAAATTACCGGAAAAAAAGCAATGGTTGGCAACAACGTTTCTCACTCTAAGAGAAGAACGAAACGTAAGTTTGATGTGAACCTGTTTACTAAAAAGTTCTACTGGGTAGAACAGGATTGTTGGGTTAGCCTGAATATTTCAGCCGCTGGCTTGCGTACTATCAATAAACTTGGTTTGGATGCAGCAATTAAGAAAGCTGCTGAAAAAGGTTATTTAAACGCTTAA
- a CDS encoding nitroreductase family protein, which yields MTRDFKEALRHRRTYYHITNSSPISDEQIKEIIDFAVMNVPSAFNSQSTRIVLLLGKNHKKLWEITKETLKRLVSAEVFKGTEAKIDGSLAAGYGTILFFEDKAVVEQLQDSFPTYYDKFPVWAQQTSAMHQLAIWTMLEDAGLGVSLQHYNPLIDETVYAEWKLDPKWELVAQMPFGTPTEGPGPKEIKPLDKRVLVFK from the coding sequence ATGACACGAGATTTTAAAGAAGCATTGAGACACCGCAGAACTTATTACCACATCACGAACAGTTCTCCGATATCAGACGAACAGATCAAAGAAATCATAGACTTCGCAGTCATGAACGTCCCTTCTGCCTTCAACTCGCAATCTACCCGCATCGTATTGCTGTTAGGCAAGAATCATAAAAAGCTTTGGGAGATAACGAAAGAGACATTGAAGAGACTTGTTTCAGCGGAAGTCTTCAAAGGGACGGAAGCTAAAATAGACGGAAGTCTGGCTGCCGGCTACGGAACGATCCTGTTCTTCGAAGACAAAGCGGTAGTTGAACAGCTGCAAGACTCCTTCCCTACTTATTACGACAAATTTCCGGTTTGGGCACAGCAAACATCTGCCATGCACCAGCTGGCGATCTGGACAATGTTGGAAGATGCCGGCTTAGGCGTGTCCCTTCAACATTATAATCCGCTGATCGACGAAACGGTATATGCGGAATGGAAACTCGACCCGAAATGGGAACTGGTGGCACAGATGCCTTTCGGAACGCCGACGGAAGGACCCGGACCGAAAGAGATCAAACCGTTAGACAAAAGAGTCCTGGTTTTCAAGTAA
- the lpdA gene encoding dihydrolipoyl dehydrogenase, which yields MNYDIAIIGGGPAGYTAAERAAEGGLKTVLFEKNAIGGVCLNEGCIPTKTLLYSAKILDSFKTSSKYGISPEGTPSFDMDKIIRRKNRTVKKLTSGVKMRLTSSGITIVEGTAVLNGETDGRIRLDCGNDLFTVKNVLLCTGSETVIPPIKGLSDVDYWTSREALDSKELPKELAIIGGGVIGIEFASFFTSMGVKVKVIEMMPEILGAMDKEASAMLRSEYAKKGVEFHLNTKVTEVNPKEVIVEKDGKTNAISTDKILVSVGRRAITKNLGLESLSIETDRRGVRVNEYMQTSHPHVYAAGDITGFSQLAHTAYREGEVAVNHILGNEERMDYRAIPAVVYTNPEVAGVGKTEEELKASGEYYNLVKIPMTYSGRFVAENETGNGLCKLLTNVNGQIIGCHLVGNPASEIIVIAGIAVEHGYTVDEFKKTVFPHPTVGEAIHESLYL from the coding sequence ATGAATTACGATATTGCAATCATAGGAGGAGGACCGGCCGGCTATACCGCAGCCGAACGGGCAGCCGAAGGAGGCCTGAAAACCGTCCTCTTTGAAAAGAACGCCATTGGAGGCGTCTGCCTGAACGAAGGCTGTATTCCCACAAAAACGTTATTATACTCCGCCAAGATATTGGACAGTTTCAAAACATCCTCCAAATATGGCATTTCACCGGAAGGAACACCGTCTTTCGACATGGACAAGATCATCAGGCGGAAGAACCGGACTGTCAAAAAGCTAACATCCGGTGTGAAGATGCGGCTCACTTCGAGCGGGATCACGATCGTCGAGGGTACTGCCGTGTTGAACGGGGAAACGGACGGAAGGATCCGCTTAGACTGCGGAAACGACCTTTTCACCGTCAAAAACGTACTCCTCTGTACCGGTTCCGAAACGGTAATCCCTCCCATCAAGGGCCTCTCGGACGTAGACTACTGGACTTCGCGGGAAGCGCTCGACAGCAAAGAACTTCCTAAAGAACTTGCCATCATAGGCGGCGGTGTCATCGGGATCGAGTTTGCTTCATTCTTTACCAGCATGGGAGTAAAAGTAAAGGTGATCGAGATGATGCCGGAAATACTCGGCGCGATGGACAAAGAGGCTTCCGCCATGCTCCGGAGCGAATATGCCAAGAAAGGGGTGGAATTTCATCTGAACACAAAAGTGACCGAAGTCAACCCGAAAGAGGTCATTGTCGAAAAAGACGGCAAGACGAATGCGATCTCCACAGACAAAATCCTGGTCAGCGTAGGCCGCCGGGCAATTACCAAAAATTTAGGCCTGGAAAGCCTTTCCATCGAGACGGACCGCCGGGGCGTCCGAGTGAACGAATATATGCAGACCTCCCATCCGCACGTTTATGCAGCCGGAGATATCACAGGATTCTCGCAACTGGCCCACACAGCCTATCGGGAAGGTGAGGTTGCTGTCAACCATATTCTGGGGAATGAGGAACGGATGGACTACAGGGCTATTCCCGCCGTCGTCTACACCAATCCGGAAGTGGCTGGTGTCGGCAAGACGGAAGAGGAATTGAAGGCAAGTGGAGAATATTACAACCTTGTCAAGATACCGATGACCTATTCCGGCCGCTTTGTCGCCGAAAACGAAACCGGCAACGGGCTATGCAAGCTCCTGACAAACGTGAACGGCCAGATCATCGGTTGCCATCTGGTGGGAAATCCGGCATCGGAGATCATCGTCATTGCCGGTATCGCCGTCGAGCACGGTTATACGGTCGATGAATTCAAGAAAACCGTATTTCCCCATCCGACTGTCGGAGAGGCGATACATGAAAGTCTCTACCTCTGA
- a CDS encoding lipoate--protein ligase family protein has protein sequence MLYINNPYTDAWFNLAAEEYLLKNFSDDIFMLWQNEPSVIIGKHQNVWDEINRNYIQEKHIKVVRRYSGGGAVYHDSGNLNITFIQNSKELASGTFTARLIAFLATFGIRAEADERQALTIDGLKISGSAQSIHKGRILHHATLLFSTDLYRLTTALKNTERKPEKKEMKPAPFYVKSVRSPVTNICTYTRKAVSIGEFRDALLNYFTENKTDTRPYSFTEDDLNAIRSLRDNKYATSAWNFNIRT, from the coding sequence ATGCTTTATATCAACAATCCATACACGGATGCCTGGTTCAACCTGGCTGCCGAGGAGTATCTGCTCAAGAACTTTTCGGACGACATCTTCATGTTGTGGCAGAACGAACCGTCCGTCATCATCGGCAAGCACCAGAACGTATGGGACGAGATAAACCGAAACTATATTCAAGAGAAGCATATCAAAGTCGTACGCCGTTATTCCGGTGGCGGAGCCGTCTATCACGATTCCGGCAACCTGAATATCACTTTTATACAAAACAGCAAGGAACTCGCATCCGGCACATTCACAGCCCGGCTGATCGCCTTCCTTGCCACATTCGGCATCCGGGCAGAGGCTGACGAGCGGCAGGCACTCACGATCGACGGGTTGAAAATATCGGGCAGTGCGCAATCCATCCACAAAGGAAGGATCTTGCACCACGCCACCCTCCTTTTCTCCACCGACCTGTATCGCCTGACGACCGCCCTCAAAAATACAGAACGGAAACCGGAAAAAAAAGAAATGAAGCCCGCTCCTTTTTATGTCAAATCCGTAAGAAGCCCGGTCACCAACATATGCACCTATACCCGTAAAGCGGTATCTATCGGAGAATTCAGAGACGCACTCCTGAACTATTTTACAGAAAACAAGACGGACACCCGTCCCTATTCATTCACTGAAGACGATTTGAACGCCATCCGGTCCCTACGTGACAACAAATACGCGACGTCGGCCTGGAACTTCAATATCAGAACATAA
- a CDS encoding dihydrolipoamide acetyltransferase family protein, with protein sequence MSTFEIKMPKLGESITEGTIVSWSVKVGDAVQEDDVLFEVSTAKVSAEIPSPVAGKVLELLFSEGDTVAVGTTVALIQLEGEEGEAPESTTPAAAKSDESTMVQSVPAEPAQPVKSSKEEDGRWYSPIVLKLAQEAKISQAELDAIPGTGYEGRLSKKDIKDYITTKKSGITPQSDTENLRQPSTQPTISDRRNPPSPVDGVHHHQPTQPTIDDRRNPASVTEDETVEMDRVARIISDHMVMSKKVSPHVTTVVEADVTRLVKWRNRTKDAFFKREGVALTFMPAIAEATAKALAEFPHVNASVDGYKVILKKHINLGIAVSLPDGNLIVPVIHDADKLNLNGLAANIDTLAAKARTGKLMPDDIQGGTFTITNFGSFKSLFGTPIINQPQVAILGVGFIEKKPAVVETPEGDTIAIRHKMYLSLSYDHRIINGALGGEFLRRVADYLENWDK encoded by the coding sequence ATGTCGACATTTGAAATAAAAATGCCCAAACTGGGCGAAAGCATCACGGAAGGGACGATTGTCTCCTGGTCCGTCAAAGTAGGCGACGCTGTTCAAGAAGACGATGTCCTCTTTGAAGTGAGCACCGCCAAAGTCAGTGCGGAAATACCCTCTCCGGTTGCAGGAAAGGTGCTCGAACTGCTGTTTTCCGAAGGCGATACGGTGGCCGTCGGTACAACCGTCGCCCTGATCCAACTGGAAGGCGAAGAGGGAGAAGCACCCGAAAGTACCACTCCTGCCGCAGCTAAAAGCGACGAAAGCACAATGGTACAGTCTGTACCGGCAGAACCCGCCCAGCCCGTCAAATCATCCAAGGAAGAAGACGGAAGATGGTATTCTCCCATCGTGCTGAAATTAGCACAGGAAGCCAAAATATCGCAAGCCGAACTGGACGCGATTCCGGGAACCGGCTATGAAGGACGACTCAGTAAAAAAGATATTAAAGATTATATCACGACCAAGAAAAGTGGCATCACCCCACAAAGTGATACCGAAAACTTGCGTCAACCGTCGACGCAGCCCACCATCTCCGATCGACGTAACCCACCTTCTCCGGTCGATGGTGTCCACCATCACCAACCGACGCAGCCCACCATCGACGATCGACGCAACCCGGCATCTGTCACCGAAGACGAAACGGTCGAAATGGACCGCGTTGCCCGTATCATATCAGACCATATGGTCATGTCGAAAAAAGTGTCTCCCCACGTTACAACTGTTGTCGAAGCCGACGTCACCCGTCTGGTAAAATGGCGCAACCGCACGAAAGACGCATTTTTCAAACGTGAAGGTGTAGCACTCACTTTCATGCCTGCCATAGCGGAAGCTACAGCAAAGGCACTGGCTGAATTCCCGCACGTGAACGCTTCGGTCGACGGCTACAAAGTCATTCTGAAAAAGCATATTAACCTGGGTATCGCCGTGTCGCTACCCGACGGTAACCTGATCGTACCGGTTATTCATGATGCAGACAAGTTGAATCTGAACGGCCTTGCTGCCAACATCGACACTCTTGCCGCCAAAGCACGCACGGGTAAGCTGATGCCAGACGATATACAAGGCGGAACTTTCACGATCACCAACTTCGGTTCGTTCAAGAGCCTGTTCGGTACGCCGATCATCAACCAGCCACAGGTAGCCATCTTAGGCGTCGGCTTCATCGAAAAGAAACCGGCCGTCGTGGAGACACCCGAAGGAGATACAATCGCAATTCGCCACAAGATGTACCTGTCCCTGTCGTACGACCACCGGATCATCAACGGAGCACTGGGTGGAGAGTTCCTGCGACGCGTAGCGGATTATCTGGAGAACTGGGATAAATGA